The Polyangium aurulentum genomic interval AAGCTCATGCAGGAGCCGAACCTCAGCTACTCCGACATCTCGAAGCCCGTGCCGGCCGCGACCGACGACGAGGCCTCGTGGGCGAAGAAGGAAGAGGAGTACCGGGGCGAGCGCAAGCGCACGCAGCGCATGGTGCAGTGGACGCTCATTCTCATCGGCCCGGCGCTGTTCGCGGCGTTCGGCCTGTTCCGGTGGCGGCGCCGCGAGAGCGCGCGTGAGTCCATCCGGCTCGACTGACGAAGGGACCTATGAAGACCGAGCACAAGATCTACGCGGCGGTAGGTGTCCTCGTGGCCCTCGGCGGTGGTCTCTACGCCACCCGCCAGAGCAAGCAAAAGGAGATCTCGGCGCACTCGACGATGAGCGCGACGGCCGATCTTCCCACGCTCGCCGTGGGCAAGGACGACGTCGAGGCCATCTCGAAGATCGAGATCAAGAACGCGGACAAGTCGAACGTCACCCTCGAGAAGAAGGGCGACAACTGGGAGGTCACGGCTCCCCTGTCCGCGAAGGCGAACGCGGCGAACGTGCGGTCGTTGCTCGACAACCTCAAGGACCTGAAGGTCAAGGAGAGCATCGACCGCTCGGCGGCGACGTACCCGCAGTACGATCTGACCGACGAGAAGGCCGTGCACGTCGTCGCCTACAAGGGCGGCGGCAAGGTCTTCGACGCCTACTTCGGCAAGAGCGGCTCGCGCGGGCAGCTCGCGCGCGTGGGCGGCAAGGACGGCGTGTGGGTCGTCGACAAGTACTCGCCGTTCCTCTACACGCGCGAGGTCAAGAACTGGCGTGAGACGTCGATCCTCAAGTTCGAGGACGCCAACGTCATCCAGGCGACCGTGACCAACGCGAACGGGCAGTTCAGCTTCTCGAAGAACGACGACAAGTGGAGCGGGTCGTTCGCCAAGCGCGACAAGGACAAGAAGCTCGAGAAGCCCGAGAAGAAGTGGGAAAAATTCGACGAGGCCAAGGTGAAGGACATGCTCCGC includes:
- a CDS encoding DUF4340 domain-containing protein codes for the protein MKTEHKIYAAVGVLVALGGGLYATRQSKQKEISAHSTMSATADLPTLAVGKDDVEAISKIEIKNADKSNVTLEKKGDNWEVTAPLSAKANAANVRSLLDNLKDLKVKESIDRSAATYPQYDLTDEKAVHVVAYKGGGKVFDAYFGKSGSRGQLARVGGKDGVWVVDKYSPFLYTREVKNWRETSILKFEDANVIQATVTNANGQFSFSKNDDKWSGSFAKRDKDKKLEKPEKKWEKFDEAKVKDMLRAYKSLTAEDFADEKADTGLAEAETNGGVIQIKLKDNAGDITMKVGKTSKGSSRYALKEGGDGTVYVISSWSADWAAADRAKFEKSDDKKGKDDGHGHDADPAGMPGMPPGMGGMEE